The region GGCCGCTTCGCAGCGGGGACGCAAACTTGCCGCTGAAACCAAGGAAAAGATTCGGCAAAAAGCTCTCGGCCACAAACGCAACGTAGGTCGGCCGGTGTCGGAACGAGCCCGCGAACTCATACGGCAGAAAGCGACCGGGCGCCGCCACACCGAAGCGACAAAGCTCAAGCTCAGCCGGGATCGCATAGGGATTTCTGTTTCCCCTGAGACTTTGCAAAAAATGCGTCAGGCGAAACGAGCCCCGCTCACATGCCCACATTGCCAGAAAACCGGCAAGGCCGGCGGCATGAAGCGGCATCATATGGATCACTGCAAGTTCAAGGATCAAGCTCAATGCCCAGTAAGTCAGAAGCTCAGCACAGACTCATGGAAGCCGCCGCCCACACTCCCGGCGGCTACGGAGGTATCCCCCAGGAAGTAGGCAAGGCATTCGTAAAAGCAGATGAAGAGGTTGGGCGCGACGAAAACGAATCCGCCCGCGAAATCGACATCAACACATTCGTCACGATAGAAGCCAACCCCATCTCCAGATCGGGCGTATTTCAATATCTCGGCCGCTCTATTGGCGCACCTGAACCTGATAAAATTTACAATGTATATCGCCCCGCCGATGAATTTACGTCTGAGACCATAGACAGCTTTAAGCTTCTACCCATCGTGAATGACCACACGATGCTTGGGCCACCGGAGGGCGGGATGACTCCCGCCGAAGAAAAAGGCGTGCATGGTACTACCGGCGAAAACGTCTTTTTCAAAGATGGGATTTTATACGCCACATTGAAGATCTTTAGCAACACGCTTGCGGGCTTGATCGAAAACGGAAAGCGATCACTCAGCTTGGGCTACCGGTGCGTGTACGAGAAGGCGTCCGGTATCTTTGACGGGCAAATGTACGACTACGTTCAAAGAAATTTGCGCGGCAACCACCTCGCCCTCGTCGACGCGGCGCGGTGCGACGTGGCCGTTTTAGACCACCACATGGCGTTCGATCATTTCGATCTGGCGCTCGACAACTCAAAGGAGACGATTATGGCCGACGAAACCAAGAAGGAAGAACTCGAAGACCGCCTGAAAAAAGCCGAGGACTGGATCGCCGGTCGCATGGCCAAGGACGCCGAAGAAATGGAAATGAAAAAGAAGGCCGAGGATAAAGCCGCGAAAGACGCCGAGGAGTCCGAGAAGAAAAAGGCCGAAGACGAGTCGGAAAAGGAGAAAGAGGCCAAAGACGCCGAGGAAGAGATGAAGAAGAAGGCCGAAGACAAAAAGGCCAAGGACGAGGACGAAGAAAAAGAGGACGAGAAGGAAGGCATGGACGCGGCCGAATTGAAGCGCGTCAGCGCCGACCTCAAGTCCGTCACCTCCGAGTTGAACTCGTTCAAGAAGAGCGCCCATAAGGCCCTCCTCAATGAGATCTCCCGCCGCGACGCCCTCGCCTCTCAGCTCTCCCAGCACATCGGCACCTTCGACCACGCCGACAAGACGTTGGACGAGGTGACCAAGTACGGCATCGACAAGCTGGGCCTCACCTGCCCGACCGGTCACGAGGAGACGGCCCTCAACGCCTTCTTCGCGGCCCAGAAGCCGTCGACCGTCGGCTTCGCGCTCGACGCCAAGCCCAAGCGGTCCGGCGAACTCGACGCCTACCTGAACCCGACCGCCTAACGGTCCAAACCCCCAAGGAGAACCCATCATGGTTGCATCGTTCCAATCTACCGTTAACAT is a window of Fimbriiglobus ruber DNA encoding:
- a CDS encoding DUF2213 domain-containing protein; protein product: MEAAAHTPGGYGGIPQEVGKAFVKADEEVGRDENESAREIDINTFVTIEANPISRSGVFQYLGRSIGAPEPDKIYNVYRPADEFTSETIDSFKLLPIVNDHTMLGPPEGGMTPAEEKGVHGTTGENVFFKDGILYATLKIFSNTLAGLIENGKRSLSLGYRCVYEKASGIFDGQMYDYVQRNLRGNHLALVDAARCDVAVLDHHMAFDHFDLALDNSKETIMADETKKEELEDRLKKAEDWIAGRMAKDAEEMEMKKKAEDKAAKDAEESEKKKAEDESEKEKEAKDAEEEMKKKAEDKKAKDEDEEKEDEKEGMDAAELKRVSADLKSVTSELNSFKKSAHKALLNEISRRDALASQLSQHIGTFDHADKTLDEVTKYGIDKLGLTCPTGHEETALNAFFAAQKPSTVGFALDAKPKRSGELDAYLNPTA